The following proteins are encoded in a genomic region of Arachis stenosperma cultivar V10309 chromosome 4, arast.V10309.gnm1.PFL2, whole genome shotgun sequence:
- the LOC130975688 gene encoding uncharacterized protein LOC130975688, which translates to MVGCVYKVISKVLVRRMRSLMPALVRETQSAFVKGRKIHDGALIACETMGFGQVWRAWVMECVTTASMSVLINGSPSKPFKIVVDVLHRMIGEAVRNRRISPLLVGRDNIELSHLQFADDTILFCPPKEETIKNYKRLLRCFDLMSGLSINFEKSSLIPVNCEEQWAQRMCNVLGCKKDTLPVKYLGISLGANPRLVKTWKPIIDKVEEKLSL; encoded by the exons ATGGTGGGGTGTGTTTACAAGGTTATCTCGAAGGTCTTAGTGAGGAGGATGCGATCACTGATGCCAGCATTAGTAAGGGAGACTCAGAGTGCATTTGTAAAGGGAAGGAAAATTCATGACGGAGCACTTATTGCATGTGAAACG ATGGGGTTCGGACAGGTTTGGAGAGCATGGGTTATGGAGTGTGTGACCACGGCTTCTATGTCAGTTTTGATAAATGGCTCGCCATCTAAGCCATTCAAAATAGTTGTGGATGTACTGCATCGTATGATTGGAGAGGCAGTTAGGAATAGACGCATATCACCTTTGTTGGTTGGTAGAGACAACATAGAGTTGTCACACCTTCAGTTCGCCGATGATACCATCCTTTTCTGCCCACCAAAGGAGGAGACTATTAAGAATTACAAACGGTTGCTGAGGTGCTTTGACTTGATGTCAGGGCTTAGTATCAATTTTGAAAAGTCCAGCTTGATTCCAGTGAATTGTGAGGAGCAGTGGGCCCAGCGTATGTGTAATGTGTTGGGATGCAAGAAGGACACTCTTCCAGTTAAATACCTCGGAATCTCCTTAGGAGCAAATCCGAGATTGGTGAAGACCTGGAAGCCTATCATAGACAAAGTGGAGGAGAAGCTCAGTCTGTGA